The Oscillatoria salina IIICB1 DNA segment CGCCAGGAGCAATATTAGCTTTTTCTGTTGCGCTTGCGATAGCACAAACCACCAATTGCTAACAAGCCTAAAGCTCCGGTCATCCCAGGTTCGGGAACTGATTGGGGAGGAGTGTAAGGAGTTTCGGGAGTTTCGGGAGTTTCGGGAGTTTCGGGAGTTTCAGGAACTTCCGCAACATACTCAGTGGAAGTTCCGAGTAATTTGCTGCTACCTTCGCGATTTGCACCTACACTCTTGAGACGAACGCCAAAGTCTTGTAAGGAGAACTGACTGAGAGTTAAGTTTGTCGAGTTGTGAGAAAGAATGAAGCTTGCTTCTTGATAGTCATCTCCAGGACTTGCACCACCACCACCAAAGGCTACACCAATGTCAAAAGCTACGTCATCTCCTCGGTTTCGACCGCCACCATTAAGATTGTTATATTGACCGCCAACTTTGCTGACTGAGTTAGCGTTAAATTCGGTAGCACTGATGTCAACGCCGTTGAGTCCAGCTACAGAAAGCCCAGATAAGAGCGAATCGTCACTAATATTGAAGTAAAGTCCGGTAATATCTGCGATATAACCCTCACCTACTTTAACTGTGAATAAAAGATCGCCTTCTCCTAAACCATCTGCTGTATCGGAAACAGAAATATCTACTTCTGCTGCATCGCCAGTAAATTGATCGAAGCTGAAATCTAAGTTGGCTGCATTAGCAGCAGAGGAAGAAGCTAATGTCAAACCAGCCGCCAAAACAGCAGCACCAACTAATTTAGATAAATTGCTTTTCATCTGAGTATCTTTTTGCTTGCTCTTGGTTTCTACATTTAATCTAAACAATTTTTCTTGATTTGTCTCTAGTTTTGAGCAAGGTTCATTGAATCTTTAAAAATAGCACCTTAGTTGGTTTTCTCTTTATATTTAGTTGGTTTTACTGAACTCTTAGAATCTTTAGTTAACAAATAAGTATATTTAAGTATTTGCTGCCAGGAAATTGAGTATTTTTAATGGGGCGTAAAGGCTGAAGAGGTTGATTTTAAGTAGCTGATAGTTAATTTTTGCAGCTTAGGTTAGGAAACCCTAAGTAGTACCTACATTCCAGAATCAGTGACGCGCCAACTCAATTTTAGGTTAAACCAAAAATTCCAGAGAGTGACAGCCGCGATCGCGACTAGCTTTGCTAAATACTCGTTAAAGCCAAAGACGTTAAACAATAAATTGACCAACAAGACATTTAATGTCAAGCCCGACAAGCAAATTAAATTAAATTTTAATAATCTTTTGCTGCGCTTCTGCCAGCCTCGTTGCTGACGAGAAATATCTCCGAATGTCCAGAGGTCATTCCCAAAAAAGTTGTTGATAATTGCAACTTCTGCTGATAAAATTGCGCTGCGAGTCAACCCCAAACCAATTAATTCTCGTAAGAGAAAAAACACAGCCAAATCGACAAATACACCACTAAAACCAACTACACCAAAACGGAAAAATCGACGTAGAGGCCAAAGGGAAAAGCGCAAGCGTAACAAATGTTGGAGATATTCTACATATTGCTTCCAAGTAACTTTACTTTCCCCAGCATGACGTTCTTGAAACACATAACCAGTTTCCGCAATCCAGCGAATTTTACCACGAGCCACCACTTCAATTAAGATTTTGTAACCCAAAGGATTAAGAGTGATTTGCGTCACACAGCGACGGCGGACTAAAAAATAACCACTCATCGGATCGGAAATCCGACCCAGAACACCCGGTAAAATAATTAAACCGACCATTTGTGCGCCGCGAGACAAAAACCGCCTGATGAAACTCCATTCACTAACTCCGCCTCCTTCCACATGGCGACTAGCTAGCGCCAAATCTGCACCAGATTCGATTTCTTGCCAAAGTTTAAGTAACACTTGAGGTGGATGTTGTAAGTCAGCGTCAATAACTCCTAAAATTTCACCTGTAGCAGCTTGCCAACCGCGAATAACGGCAGTAGAAAGTCCTCTTTCTTTGGTGCGACGCATTACTCGCAGTTGGGGATATTGAGGAATTAGTTCCTGGGCTACTTTCCAAGTTTTGTCAGGACTATTGTCATCAACCACAATTAATTCATAAGCTTCCGGCAGAGTAGCATCAAGCAACTGTGAGAGAATAGCGATCGCTGCTTTGATATTCTTCGCTTCGTTATATGTAGGTAGCACCAGCGATAAGCGCATTTTGCTAGTAACTGCTAGCTCAGAAATTTCTAGAATACCAGAGGGAACGGGCAATAATGAATGTGGTTGGTTAAAAGTCATGGAATCCTTGAGATAAAAGCGAGATCCGCACCATAATTAATTTTTATTTACCGAAATATTTTTCCTGACCTAGAAAACTACTTTTCAGTGAAATTTTTTGTCTCAACTGAGAAGTTTTCTGCTTGAATAATAAACAAAGATCCTAAACCACAATTGTCTAACCAAATTGCTTAAGTTGCAAGTTACCCTACTGATAAGTTAGTGGCTATGTCCCTTGATTCTGAGCAAATTGAGCTTAGTATTGTAGTTCCCGTCTATAACGAGGAACAAAATCTAGATTGCTTGTTCGAGCGACTAGAATCAGTTCTGGAACCAATGAAAGTTAGCTATGAAATTGTCTGCGTAAACGATGGTAGTCAAGATAATACTATCGAGTATTTAATCGCCCATCACCAGCGCAACTCAGCAATTAAAGTCATTAACTTTTCCCGGAACTTTGGTAAAGAAATCGCTCTTAGTGCAGGATTAGACTACAGTAGCGGTGCAGCCGTAATTCCCATTGATGCCGATTTGCAAGATCCGCCAGAATTAATTAAACAATTAGTGGACAAATGGCATGAAGGTTACGATGTAGTTTATGCCACCAGGCGATCGCGCAACGAAGAAAGCTTACTCAAACGCTTTACCGCCAATAATTTCTATCGAATAATTGCTAAAATGAGTCGCGTTCCTATCCCCGCTAATACAGGCGACTTTCGTTTAATGGATCGTAAAGTTGTCGAAGCAATTAAGCAAATGCCAGAGCGAACTCGCTTTATGAAAGGAATGTTTGCTTGGGTAGGTTTCAAACAAACTTCTGTCCTTTTCGAGCGCCCCAAACGTTACAAAGGTAAAACCACCTGGAATTACTGTAAACTCTGGAATTTTGCTATCGACGGGATCGCCTCATTTAGTATGATTCCTCTGAAAATTTGGAGCTATATTGGCATTCTAGTCTCTTTCCTCGCATTTTTATACGGTTCCTTTTTAATTATTAGTACCTTAATTTGGGGGATCGATGTACCTGGATATGCTTCAATCATGGTAGTAACACTATTTCTAGGCGGAATTCAGCTGATTAGTTTAGGCGCGATCGGTGAATATCTCAGTCGAGTTTACGAAGAAGTCAAAAGAAGACCGCTTTATTTAGTTCGAGAAAGTTATGGTTTCGCAAACGAACAGCTAGAAGAAACTACTCAGGAGACACTTTGATGTCCAAGTTTAAAAGTAGTATTTTAATTCTTACTATTATTTGTATTCTTGCTACAGCTTTAGGAATTTATCTCTTAGGTGGAATTAACCAAGAACAGTTAGAAAATTGGCTAGAAGAAGCAGGAATTTTAGCACCAATTATTTACATTGTCCTGTATACAATTGGAACTTTACTGATTTTGCCTTCCACACCCTTAAACCTCGCAGGTGGAGCAATTTTTGGTGCTTGGATGGGGACTTTATGGACGAGTCTAGCCGCAGTAATTGCCGCAGTAGTTGCATTTTCTTTTACGCGTAGCATCGGCAGAGAATTAATTGCCCAGAAACTTGCAGGAAAATGGGAAGCAATGGACGCAGAAATTCGTCAAGGTGGCTTATTTTATCTGTTCGCCATCCGACTATTACCAATTATTCCCTATGGTTTAGTTAACTTTGCTGCTGGCTTAACGTCGATTCGTTTTCAAGATTATTTATGGGGAACAATTTTAGGAACAGTTCCCGGAGTTTTACCTTTTGTAACCATTGGGAGTTCGGGAATTAAAGCGATGCAAACAGGAGATGTACTTCCTTTATTAGGCGCTTTAGCTTTAACAGGAATCCTGGTTGCAGGTGCTACTTGGTATCGTCGTCGTCGTCAATTTCCCCAAAAAGTTTTAGCAGAAACCCAGCACTCGAACTCAGTTCAACGTCCTCAAGAGCGATCGCGCGATTTGCCAGATAGTGAAGAACTAAATAAATAGCGAGCCCAAAAATAACAATGGAAAAAGTGCAAACATTTAACTATATTTATCCTTCTAAATGGTGGCGAATTTTAGTAATCTTTCTCTTAGTGATAGGTATTTTATTTCGAGTCGTCAACATCGAGAAAAAAGTTTATTGGGGTGACGAAGCTGCTGGTTCATATCGGATTGCAGGCTATAAATCAAAAGAATTTCAAGAATTTGCTATGCAGGGACAGGTAATGAGTCCCGAAGAATTACAGAAATATCAACGTCCCAACTCCAAAAAAAACTTACGTGACGCGATAAATGCTTTAGTTGGACACCCCGAACATCCGCCCTTATACTACTTAATAGCTCGATTTTGGATGCAGCTATTGGGTGATGCTGTTATCACACCAAGAAGTTTGTCTGTTTTATTCAGCTTTTTGGTATTTCCTTGCATTTATTTTTTATGTTTGGAATTGTTTGCGTTGCCGTCAGTAGCTTTAATGGCGCTTGCGCTTGTAGCTGTATCTCCTTTTCAAATTCTTTATGCTCAGGAAGCACGTCAGTATAGTCTTTGGATAGCTACAATTTTACTATCAAGTTGGGCATTGCTAAGAGCGATGCGTATCAACACCAAGTTCACTTGGATTATTTACGCAATCACCCTAGCACTAGGACTTTATACATCGCTACTTTCTATTTTAGTTGCCCTAGCACAAGGTATATATATCTTTTTTCTGGAAAGCTTTCGATTTAGTCAAAAACTGAGCGCTTATCTCTTAGCTTCTTTAGCAGGAATGCTTCTGTTTTTACCTTGGATTTTGGTGATTATTTTTGCCGAAGAAGAAAATACTGGTTGGACAAAAAAACCTGCACCTATTTCTGCATTAGGTAAAACTTGGATTTTTCATCTTAACTCAATTTTTATTGATTTTAATTTAACTTTCAGGAATAAATATTTATTACTTTATTTAGCAGTTATCCTCTTCATCGGATATGCTTTCTACTTTCTCTGGGAGCGGACACCGAAGCGAACTTGGTTGTTTGTCTGGATGTTAGCAGCAGTAACTTTCTTAGCATTAGCAATCCCAGACGTAATTATGGGAGGACAACGTTCAACTATCTTTCGCTATTTACTACCTAGTTTTGTTAGTATTCAAATAGCAGTGGCTTATCTATTAGCTACTAAAATTACCTTTGATTTTAGACAAAAATGGAAATCGATCTTCTGGAAATTGCTCGCAGTTACGATCATTTTTGCCGGAACTTTATCGTGTTTTCAAGTGATTCAAGCCGAAGCTTGGTGGAACAAATACCGAGAATATTATCATTACCAGATAGCAAAAGTTGTGAATCAAGCAGAACGATCGCTGGTTATTTGTGCTTGGTTTGACTGCATGACTCTCAGTCATGTTGTAGATTCTAACGTAGGACTTCAAGATATCCGTAACCTGAAAAAATTAGATCGAGTAGGCAATTCTTTTAGCGAATTATTCGTCTACAAGTCGAAAGTTTCCTTAGAACAATTGTTGAAAAATAAGCTTAATTATGAAATTGAGTATACTTATTATTGGCAAAAGGAATTAACTCCCACCGATTCAGCTAGTGCGACACTTTGGCAACTCAAGAAAAAAAATTAGTTAACTGAGATTTTATTTAATAGAGGTAAGAAAAATGTTTGCCTGTTTACCACTAATTTGCTTAATTATTTTCTGGCTAATTTTCTGGAGTCCAGAAAAAGACTGGCGTAGTGCTAGCTTAACAGCAGCAGTTGTTTGGGGAGTATTGCTTGCCGCCTTTACTGAAATCTTAAGTTTGTTTAAATTTTTAACCTTTAGTTCAGTTTTAGCTTTGTGGCTTTTAACTCTCATTACTGGGGGTTTTATTTATTATCGACTCATCAAACAAAAACAGCGATCGCTAAAAGTTCCTCCTCTTCCCAAAATTTCTCCAGCTAACCTGGTTTTACTAGGAGGTGTAGCTGCGATCGTCGCTACAGTGGGTTTAATTGCAGTAGTAGCACCACCTAATACTTGGGATTCAATGACTTATCACATGAGTCGCGTAGTTCATTGGATACAAAACCGCAGCGTCGCCCATTATCCTACTTATAACTTACCCCAGTTGTTTCATCCACCCTTTGCCGAGTATATCATTATGCACTTGCAGATTCTCAGTAGCGGCGATCGCTGGGCTAACTTGGTGCAATGGTTTAGTATGCTTGGTAGTATTCTTGGTGTATCTTTAATCGCTAAACAGCTTGGTGCAAATAAAAACGGACAAATTTTTGCTGCTGTTTTTTGTGCGACAATTCCTATGGGAATTCTCCAAAGTTCTAGCACTCAAAATGATTATGCAGTTACATTTTGGTTAGTTTGTCTAGCTCACTATATCCTCCTGGGATTATCAAAACAAAAACCTCGCACTGTTACCTTATTAGGTATTGGTGCTAGTGTCGGATTAGCCGTTTTAACTAAAAGTTCAGGTTACATTTTTGCCTTTCCTTTTCTCCTCTGGTTTTTTCTCGCTAAAATAAATCACCTTCGTTGGCAGTTGTGGAAACCAATTTTTATTGTCACCGCCGTATATTTTAGTTTAAATTTAGGTCATTACTTCCGAAATCTAGATTTATTTGCTACTCCTTTAGGAACTCCAGACAACTTTGCCGTTGACTATAAAATGGAAATATATACCTTGCCAGCTTTTATTTCTAATCTAATTAGAAATCTTGCCTTTCATAACGATATAGTTAGATATCTAGGCTTAGAAGAATGGATTACTCCCCTGACAGGTAAAGTTGCTAAATTAATCGCTATTATTCACTCATTTCTCGGATTAGCAATTGACGACCCTCGTATAACTGCACCTGCTGGATATAGCGTTCCCGGAATATCATTTGATGAAAATACAGCAGGAAATCCCCTCCATTTTTTGTTAATCTGTGGAGCCATTAGCTTGTTGCTTATTTTCCCCAAAATAAACCACAAAAAAAGAGTATTTTGCTATTTAGTTACCTTAATAGCCGGCTTGTTTCTTTTTTCTTTTCTCTTAAAAATTCAATATTATCATCCTCGTCATCATCTCATACTTTTTGTCCTCTTTTCCTCCTTCGTAGGTTTAGTTTTTGAGAAAATCTTCCATCGGAACTTACTTACAGTTATAGCTGTAGTGCTTATCGTTACATCTTTACCTTGGGTTTTTCAAAATAAATTTCGTCCAATTTTCGCAGAAACCAATATATTTAATACTAGCAGGACAGCACTTTATTTTCTGAACAGACCACAGTTAGAAGAACCTTACTCATCAGCAGTTGAATATATCAAACGCCAAGAATGTTTTGATATCGGTTTATCTTTGGGAACGGGTGTAACAGTGGGTAATCGCTATTGGGAATATCCCTTATGGGTACTGTTTCAAAAAAATAACAATAACACCTATCGACTAGAAAATATTCAACCAGAAAATATTTCTGTTACTAAATCAGAAAGCTACCCCCATAACCAGTTTTCACCTTGTGCTATTATTTCTATTAAAGATAAAAAACTTCAAGAAAAGCAAGTAGAAAATCTTGTAATTAAAGGCGAGACTTATAAGACTGAATGGTCGGCATCGGAAGATTATCTTCGGATATTACTTAAACAATAGTATAATATAAAAATCTTAGTTTGTTAAATCAATTATCCTGGCGAAACTAACTATGAACCTACCTCAATTCATTGTTTTAGGCGGACATAAATGCGGTACTTCGTCTTTGCATTCTTATTTAGATCAGCATCCGGAAATTTATCTACCTGCGATTAAAGGAATAGACTTTTTTAGTCGAGAAGGAAATCCAGGTCAAAGAATAACTACAATTGAGGAATATCAAGCTTTATATCAGGATAAAAGCCAAGAACAAATTGCAGGTGAAGTTTCCAGTGTTTACTTGAATTCACCAAAGGCTTGTCGAACAATTAAGAAATATGTGCCAGATGCTAAACTGATAGTCGTACTCAGAAATCCAATTGACAGAGCTTTTTCTCATTTCAATGTACTCAAAGAAACTAAAAAACGCGAAAGAGATTTTCAAGAAATTTTTACCGAAAAAAAAGTTAAGAAAAATGGATTTTATGCAGCTCCATTAAAAATGTATTTAGGAGAATTTGGCAGAGAGCAATTTAAGTTTTTCTTATTTGATTCCTTGACGAAAAATCAACAAGAGTTTTTTGCTGATTTTTTTGAGTTTATTGGTGTTGATGCCAGCTTTATGCCAGACACATCCTTAATTTTGCGTAAAGGAGGAAAAATTAAATATAATAAAATTGAACGAGTATTTCAACAAAATAATTCACTCAAAAAAATCTTAAAATTTGTAGTTAAGCCTTTTACAACCCCCAAACAAAGACTTGATTTATCGGTAAAAATGCAGAATGCTTTTACTAAAAGAATTCAGATGCCGTCAGATATTCGCAAACAGTTAACCGAACTTTATCGAGAAGATATTTTGCAAGTACAAGATTTGCTAGAAATCGATCTTTCTCATTGGTTAAAAGCTAGTTCTAAATAATAATTAATTAGCGGCGATAAGTTACTTTTTATGCTGTTTTAAAAGATACATTTCGCCAAACCACGCTAACCCTGCTCCGCTAGCTTCAGCTAAGATACTAATTAGGCGATATAAGGCAACAGCACCTAAAATTGTCCCACTAGCAAATTCTTCTTGAAGTAAGGCTAGGGCTGTAGCTTCAAAAACACCAATTCCACCGGGCGCACCAGGTACAACTAAACCTAGTAACCAAGCGAGACTAAATGCACCAAGTAACAAGAAAATTTTGCTTGGGTTAATAGTAGTTAAAGCTAGCACAGTTAAGAGAAAACCCGCACCTCGCAAACAAACAAAAATCAACTCTCCTATTAGTGGACGCACCGGATATTTTTCAATTCGGAAATCAGTTTTTTTCTCGTCAACTGTTGGTGTTTTTTTGAGTTTTAATCGGCTAACTTTTTTAATGACTGGATTTAATAACCTGGGATGAATGGCAGCAAAAATAACTGCTAAACTCGCTAATTGTAAGAACCAATTTTCTGAATTAACAGTTAATAAAGCGATTAAAAGTGCTGCTGCTGCCATTAATAATGGTTCGAGAACAACACTAACTGTAGCTGCGGCGAAAGAGATATTGGCTGCCGTTGCTGCTAAAATTCTGCCGGAAAAATGCCAAACATTTCCTGGTAAATATTTAGCAATATTGGTTTTCAAGAAAACTATAATTGCCCAGGGAATGCTGACAGGTTGTTGGAATTCTTTTAAGATGGAAAACCATACCCAACCACACCAAGTATGCGCGATTAAAGTTACTATTAATGCTAAACTTAAATAAAGCCAGCCTTGGCTATGAAAACGGATGGCGAGAACTTCTTGCCAATGGCTTTTTAGAGCTTGAATTAAGAAAAATAAGGTTGCTCCTAAAATTAACCAACGTAGATAAGGTTTGAGACGAAAAATAATTTGCGGCATAAATAATTAAAATTTTTCAGGTATCGAGCTCGAATATTCTAGTTTGAGATTAAAGGTGCAACTACAAGCATAGCAGGAAAATAATTATGATATTATTTAGGAATAAAAAGATTTTTTGAGATTCTATGAAAACTAAATCGCTTAACTCTATTCTGAATTATGCTTTAGATGGAGGAGATTTATCGCCCGAAGAAGGCGTTTTGCTTTTACAGCAAAATGAACCTGCGGTAAGAGAAGCTATTCGCGAGACTGCTGATGAGTTGCGCCGACGACAAGCAGGAGATACAGTGACTTATGTAGTTAATCGCAATATCAATTTTACGAATATTTGCGAGCAACATTGTAGCTTTTGTGCGTTTCGTCGCGATGGAGATGAAGCGGGGGCTTATTGGTTAGAAACTGAGCAAATTTTAGCGAAAGCAGCCGATGCAGTTAGTCGGGGTGCGACGGAAATTTGTATGCAGGGTGGGCTGAATTTGTCGGCGAAAATTAATGATGCTAGTTTGTCTTATTATCTGCGTTTGGTAGAAATAATTAAAAGGGAATTTCCCCAGTTACATTTGCACGCTTTTTCTCCCCAGGAAGTGCAGTTTATTGCTAGGGAAGATAAGATTAGTTATGCAGAAGTTATTGCGGCTTTGCGAGATGCGGGAGTTAATTCGATGCCCGGAACTGCGGCAGAAGTGTTAGATGATAGTGTAAGAAAGGTGTTGTGTCCGGAAAAGATTAAGACAGCTACTTGGTTGGAAATTGTCGAAACTGCACATCAATTGGGCGTACCCACAACAAGTACAATGTTGTCAGGACATATCGAGACAGCGCAGCAACAGATGGTACATTTAGAAAGGCTGCGATCGCTGCAACAAACTGCTATCAAAAAAGGATATCCTGCCCGCTTTACTGAGTTTATCCTCTTACCTTTTGTAGGACAAGAAGCGCCGAAACCTTTACGTCGTCGGGTAGGTAGAGATCAACCGATTCTCGCTGATAGTTTATTATTAACCGCAGTTGCACGTATTTTCCTCGGTAATTGGATCGTAAATCATCAACCGAGTTGGGTCAAACTAGGATTAGCAGGTGCAACGGAAGCTTTGCGGTGGGGTTGTAACGACATTGGTGGGACACTGATGGAAGAACATATTACCACAATGGCAGGGGCAAAAGGCGGTACTTGTATGGAACCAGAAAGATTACAACAAGCGATTACTTCCCGAGGACGAGCTTACCAAGAAAGGAATACATTGTATCAAGCGATCGCTGTGAAATCGCCGACACGAGTGTAAAATTTAGGCAGCGCGATCGGTCAAACTAAAATTACAGTTTCTACAAAAGCAAACCGCTAAAATTTTTGGCTGAAATAAATAAAAAATCAAACTTTTTTGGGTGCGAAGACAGCCCAATAATAAGAAAATGCAAGATTGGTGGCAAAAACAGTTTCCTCAAGGTCGTCAATACCTGAAAATTACCGATGCTAGGGGTAATCCTGTGCAAATTGCTTACGGCGAAAAAGGTAGAGGAAAACCGTTAATTTTTGTTCATGGATTAGGAATTTGGAGTATTAGTTGGCAACACAATATTGACTTTTTTGCTCAATACTACCGCGTGATTTGCTTCGATCTTAAAGGCTATGGCTTTTCTGATAAACCAGCTTATCCCGATAAATCTGGTTATAAAATAATCGAACTAGAACGCATTTTAGCAGCCTTAGAAATCAAAGCGGCGGCGGTTGTAACTGAGTCAGTTTGGGGTGCAGTGGGTTTAGCAGTGGCTGAAGAGAAACCAGAATTGATCGATCGCTTAATAGTCATTGGTGGGACGATTTTCCCGAAAAAACTGCCGAATATAGGGTTAAAAATTATGGCAGTTATACCCTTAAGTTTAGTTAGAATTATCGATATCTTGCGCTTGCCGAAAATTTTAGCACCACTGACGCGCTGGAATTTACGCCAAATTCGTAGTGAAGTAGTTGTCAGAGGAGAAATTCCCCCAGAAGATGTGTATTGGCAAGCTTATCCTTATATTAATTTTCTCCATGCGTCAACAAGGTTAGTAATCGATGTTAAGCAAGCTGCGGCAGAAATTAGCTGCTTGCAGCAACAAAAACCTTGTCTGTTAAGCAAAATTCAAGACAAACTAGAAACAATTACTTGTCCGACATTGGTACTTTGGGGTGCGAAGGATCGTTGGTTTCCCGTAACTGAGGCGAGAAAACTAGACGATCGCTTGCCAAACTCTCGCTTAAAGATTATCCCCGATTGCGGACATGATGTCAGCGCCGACTGTCCCGACGAAATGAATCAAATTTTGCTGGAGTTTCTCCAAGATACGGATTATTGACCTTCCACAAGTGGTAAATTGGCAATGGTGCTGGCTAAGGTTGAGTAAATGTTTAAGAAAAAACGCAAGAAGCATCTTTGGTTTGTTTCGACTTTAGTATTGCTGTGTTTGGGTGGTGGTGCGGCGGCTTATTGGTGGCAAAATCAAGAAGAGTCGATCGCGATCGAGGTTTCTGCTGCGGATGAGTTAATTCCCCAAGAAGCAGTTTTCGTGGCTTCTATTTCGACTAATTCCCGGCAATGGCAGCAAATTCGGGAATTGGGA contains these protein-coding regions:
- a CDS encoding lysylphosphatidylglycerol synthase transmembrane domain-containing protein translates to MPQIIFRLKPYLRWLILGATLFFLIQALKSHWQEVLAIRFHSQGWLYLSLALIVTLIAHTWCGWVWFSILKEFQQPVSIPWAIIVFLKTNIAKYLPGNVWHFSGRILAATAANISFAAATVSVVLEPLLMAAAALLIALLTVNSENWFLQLASLAVIFAAIHPRLLNPVIKKVSRLKLKKTPTVDEKKTDFRIEKYPVRPLIGELIFVCLRGAGFLLTVLALTTINPSKIFLLLGAFSLAWLLGLVVPGAPGGIGVFEATALALLQEEFASGTILGAVALYRLISILAEASGAGLAWFGEMYLLKQHKK
- the cofH gene encoding 7,8-didemethyl-8-hydroxy-5-deazariboflavin synthase subunit CofH — its product is MKTKSLNSILNYALDGGDLSPEEGVLLLQQNEPAVREAIRETADELRRRQAGDTVTYVVNRNINFTNICEQHCSFCAFRRDGDEAGAYWLETEQILAKAADAVSRGATEICMQGGLNLSAKINDASLSYYLRLVEIIKREFPQLHLHAFSPQEVQFIAREDKISYAEVIAALRDAGVNSMPGTAAEVLDDSVRKVLCPEKIKTATWLEIVETAHQLGVPTTSTMLSGHIETAQQQMVHLERLRSLQQTAIKKGYPARFTEFILLPFVGQEAPKPLRRRVGRDQPILADSLLLTAVARIFLGNWIVNHQPSWVKLGLAGATEALRWGCNDIGGTLMEEHITTMAGAKGGTCMEPERLQQAITSRGRAYQERNTLYQAIAVKSPTRV
- a CDS encoding alpha/beta fold hydrolase yields the protein MQDWWQKQFPQGRQYLKITDARGNPVQIAYGEKGRGKPLIFVHGLGIWSISWQHNIDFFAQYYRVICFDLKGYGFSDKPAYPDKSGYKIIELERILAALEIKAAAVVTESVWGAVGLAVAEEKPELIDRLIVIGGTIFPKKLPNIGLKIMAVIPLSLVRIIDILRLPKILAPLTRWNLRQIRSEVVVRGEIPPEDVYWQAYPYINFLHASTRLVIDVKQAAAEISCLQQQKPCLLSKIQDKLETITCPTLVLWGAKDRWFPVTEARKLDDRLPNSRLKIIPDCGHDVSADCPDEMNQILLEFLQDTDY